The DNA segment AAAGAAAAATTAAATTATATTTTTAATAATATTAGAGACAGTCCTAATTTGTTAAAAATTCTCCTCGGTGTATCATGTTTTTGTGGCAAATCCGGCTTAAGTTTAGAATGGTGGGATGATGATCAAGAATTAATTATTTCTAGTGATGGCAAATTTCAAGAATTAACAGATATTCTCAATGAATCTGAAAAATTACAGGAAACTGTTGATAGTTTAATCTTCAAAATTCAGACTTTAACAAAACAGGCAGAACAATCTGTGCAAAATTTTGAACCAGAAACTCAGCCAAAACCAATTACTAAACGTCAAGTCAAGTTCAGACAAGAGTTTATCCTAAAAAAACCATTTCAGCCTATTTTCTTGATAGTGTCAAGTTTAGTAGTTGTAATTTTTAGTGGCTGGTTGATTAGGAACAAAATCCCATATTTTCAGCAAAGTATATTGAGTTACAATCAGGAAGAAACCGCAGTTAATAATTTTAAATCTGCTCTTAAACTTGGTTTAGAAGCTTCCTCTTTAGTGAAAAATCCGCCCCATCCTCTGATAGTTTGGGAAGAAGCAGAAATCAAATGGGAACAAGCAATAGAATTGTTAGCCAGTATCCCTGAAGGTACATCTGTGTATACTCCAGCAACTGATAGATTGGTTCGCTATCGCCTTAACCGGATTGCTATCAATCAAAGAGCCGTAAATGAAAGAAAAGCACAAGAAAATTTACAAATAGCCCAGAAATTGGCAACGGAAGCTAACTTTTTCCAGAAAAATTCACTTCAATCAGTGTCAAGTCTAAACCAAGCAAAAGACAAGTTGCAAGAAGCAATCAATTTATTAGAGAATATTCCCAGAAGTGTATCTATTTATCCACAAGCCCAAGAAATTCTTCCTAATTATAAAGCTAACTATGCAAGTATTAATATAATTATCGAAAATTAAAACTTGCATTCAGCCTTGTTATATTTATAGGAATTACAAATTACTATCACTTCCGGCATGGAAAATTTGCTCAGGAGTCAAATTTAACTCTGGGAATGCTGGCGATTGAATGCGATCGCTTCCTTGAAACTGACTAACTTGATACTCACCTTCAATTAGTTGGTATACAGAAATAGTGGGCTGTTTGGGGTTACCGATAAATTTCCTTCCCCCTAAAGCTAGATAATCTACTACCCAATATTCAGGAATACCCATTTCCTCATAATCAGCTAACTTTTTGTAGTAATCATCTCGCCAGTTAGTGCTAACCACTTCAATCACCAATGGGACTGATGCACTTTGAGTAACAGTTGATTGTTTTTTCCACAAAGGTTCATTTACCAAATTAGCCCGGTTCAATATCAAAACATCTGGTAAATAAGCCGATTCACTTTCAGGTGGTTTAACCAATGCTTGTTTAGGGATAGTGTAGGGAAGTTTTAGCCGTTTAATCTCCGCAGATACTTCTAGCGTCAAAAATCCCCCAATATCTTCATGTTCTCCCAATGGCTGTGGCATTTCAAAAATTTCCCCATTATGTAATTCATAGCGTCTACCTTCAGGTTTCCACTCTACAAACTCTGCATAAGTTACTACTTTGGGCTTAGTTATGGCTTGAGTCATAAAACCTCATCTATCAGTTATCAGTTAACAGTTATCAGTTATCAGTGAACAGTTATTATGCCGATTTAGTTGGAGATACAGCGATTTCCAATTATATAAGGTACTCTTAGCCCCCTCATCGCTTGCACCGGAGGGGGTTGGGGGTGGGGTTCTTGTACCTCATAACACCGGGAAGTGCTGTATAGAGCCAATGATCTCTCTTGACTGATAACTGATAACTGATTTAAATTTTTGTGCGGTCTGTCAGAATCTCGTAACCTGTTTCTGTCACCAGGATTGTATGCTCAAACTGCGCTGATAGTGAATTATCTACAGTTACAGCTGTCCATCTGTCAGATAATATCCTGGTGTGCTTAGAACCTGCATTCAAAATCGGTTCAATTGCCAAAGTCATTCCAGCACGAAGTTTCACATTGGGCATTTCGCGCGTGCGGAAGTTGAAAACTGAAGGTTCTTCGTGTAGATTACGACCAACACCATGTCCGGTAAATTCTTCAACTACACTGAAGCCGTTTCCTTTTACATGGTCTTCTATTGCTCCTGCAAGGTCAAGCAAATAAGCACCGGCTTTGACTTGTTCAATGCCTTTAAAAAGAGCTTCTTCAGCTACGCGAATCAATTTAGCTGCATCTGTGGTGACATCACCCACGGCAATTGTAATGCAGGAATCACCATGAAAACCTTGATAATAAGCGCCTGTATCAACTTTTAATACATCCCCAGTGCGAATGACTTTTTTAGCATTTGGGATGCCATGGACGACTTCATTATTAATGCTGGAACAAATAGAACCAGTAAAACCGTGATATCCCTTAAAACTAGGTGTAGCATCCATTTCCCGGATACGTTTTTCTGCATAGGTATCCAAATCTGCTGTACTCATTCCTGGCTTTACCATTTCAGAAATTTCTTTGAGTACAGTAGCCACAATTTTTCCTGATTGCCGCATAATCTCAATTTCACGCGGCGATTTAATTTCAATACCTCGGCGTTGTTTTTTGGCGGGTTTAGTTTGGGTTCTTTGAGGGAGCAAATTACTGAAAATGTTCATGGGTGATTAATAATTACTGGCGTTTCACTGCTACGGTCACAGTATTTTCTCTTAATTGAAAAACTATATCTATATTTAAGTTAACTTATTTTTGCCTAACACTCTGCTACTTGTGGGCATTGAGAACTGGGTTTTCTGCCCCATTCCCTACTTAGCGAATCGTAATTTCACCATTCATACCTGCTTCTGTATGACCTGGTATGGAGCAGTGTAAATTATAGCTTCCTGGTTTCATCGGTACAAACACCCATTCTGCTTCACCGCCCGGCTTGAGTTCTAGTTCATGAATTGCGCCTTTAACTTCTACTTTGCCTGCTTGGACTTTTTGTGTCCAAATCCCATCTGCAAAGTCTTTGGCGGTGAAATAATGCTTCAATTGGCTGGGATTATTCAGGCGCAGTAGATAGCGTTTGCCGGGGACAAATTCTAAATGATCGGGTTCAAATTTGAGTTCGTTGGCAGAATTACCTAAACTAATCGTAATTTCTGTAGCTGGTTGTTTAAGTAAATTTTCTGGAGAGTTAGCGGCGATCGCTTGATTATTACTGACAAAACCCAGACACAGCAGCAAACATACTATAATTATCTGCCGAATGGTACGGTGTCCATCAGGCAAAGCAAGGTATAAATCTTTAACAAATTTTTCAAATAACCAAGTCATGTTATCAATAGGCTTAACTCAATATCCATTATCCATTAACGAGTGCAGATAATTAACCGAGTTTAGCCAAACAGCGGATAAATTCTAGGGGTAAGCCATCAGTATCAGCAATAAAAGCCACTTCCCAGATGCGATCGCCTATTTGTTGCTGTGTCGGTGCTAAAAGTATTTTCAAGGGTGGTAAATCTGCTACCGCATTAACACGTAATTCTAAATTTGTCAACCAACTAGGTAAATCTGATGTGATTGCAGTTAAGTCAAAAGACAGATGATAGTACCCCACATAATGTTCATCACTAAAAGCATCCGGCGCTGGTTTTGGTTCCGGAATTTGGATTAATTCAATTCTGCCATCCAATCCGGTCATCCAGCAAGCCAGAGTATAGCCTGTAGTGAAGCGTTCACAAACTGTAAACCCTAACTGTTCATAGAAAGTGATCGCTTGATGAATATTCGCAGTCCGAATCGAAGCGTGGTGCATAATTTAGTCATTAGTCATTAGTCATTAGTCATTAGTCATTAGTCATTTGTCATTAGTCATTTGTTATTAGTCATTAGGTTTAACGACCATTGATATTGACCGAATTTAAATAATCGTTTTTTGTGAAGCTGTGTAGAGACGTTGCATGAAACGTCCCTACATTCTTTCTCGCCAATGTCTAATGTGCTGATTTACTCAAACAATCGGAAATAGGGGTAGCGTACAGGGACACCAGGCTCTTTTTCCAAATCAAAATTAATCACATCCCAACAAGGGTCTTCCGCAGCATCTGGACTAAAATCCACAGGTAAGCCGTATAATCTGGCACAGCTAGTTTCCGGCTGTCCAGAACGCCAAGGTGTGCTGCGTTCTAAATAGCCACTCATTAACTCCTGGTATCGCGTAGCAATAATAACTCTTGTGGCTCGGTAACCTTGCGTGTATAGCTTATCCAGTGCCTCGTGGATTTCAAAGCGAATCCCATCAGGATGGGTGTGCTGTCTATACCAATCATTATTCCAGCGTCGCCAATGACGACCCGACTGTAGATGAACTAACTCTCCAGTTTTAGGATCAGCCTCAAAAGCACCGTGACGCGGACACAAATACGTGTCTGTTAGTGTCAGCGCTGGAATAGTCTGACGACAGTGAGGACACTGAATGTCAGGGCCAAATATAGGGTACTGCAAGCCTGGATTCATCATGAAGTGCGTACAAAAGTAGTTTCGTCTTCACCAGCACCAGTGAGTTGGATTTTACACATCGGCTCCTCTATTTTGAGGACTTGATCGTTGCTGCCAAGAAACGGAGTTACAGCTTGAACAATTTTCACTAGCATCTGAGTCAGTTGAGAGACGTGACACCGTGATATCCTGGTTGTACAACCAGCCCCAAAGTTTAGAGTTTCAGAAAGTGTTCCTGGGTACCATATTCATATTCTATCGTGTCTACAGCTTCTTACTGGCCATCTCCCGATTTTTCTCAAGCAGCCTTCATCGCAGCCAACGCTGTAGTCATAGGTTCAGTAAACATTCAAGCCGGGGCTAGCATTTGGTATGGTGCAGTCGTCAGGGCAGATGTGGAACGAATTGATATTGGTGAATGTACAAACATTCAGGATGGGGCAGTTTTACATGGTGATCCAGGTTTACCAACAATTTTAGAAAATCATGTCACCGTAGGACATCGTGCCGTCATCCATTCAGCCTACATTGAACGTGGCAGCTTGGTTGGCATTGGTGCGATCGTTTTGGATGGGGTAAGAGTGGGTCATGGTAGCATAATTGGTGCTGGTGCAGTAGTCACGAAAAATATCCCCCCCTTGTCCCTAGTTGTGGGTGTTCCCGGTAAAGTATTGCGCCAACTTCAAGAACAGGAAGCCGCAGAATTGATTCAACACGCTGAAAGTTACAAAAAGTTAGCTTTGGTTCATGCCGGAAAAGGAAATGATATCGGCTTTCACCAAAAGAAATAGCTTCAAATATTGTAATATAACAATATCTTGTTAATTACCTTCAACGCCGCAATGCCTAGGATGATTGAGATACAAGCATCAGCTTGCGGTCAGATTCGGCAAAAGGACATATATTTTTTGCAGATAGGATTGGAAAAAATCACCAATTCAGCTAAAAATAAAAATGAGAGCAGTTGATAAAAATTTAATTTTCACATCAGAGAGGGGTTCTAGAAATGGATATCGATTACCGTATTGCCATCGTTGTTGCACCAATTGCCATTGCTGCGAGTTGGGCTGCCTTTAACATTGGTGCCGCAGCTTTAAGACAAGTTCAAAACTTTTTGAACAGAGAAGCCTAAACTTCAATAAAATTAATCATCTAAAACCGGCTATTTCCCTAATCCAGGGTAGCCGGTTTTATTAATTTGGCTAATTTCCCTCATTTGCTTGTGGATATTAATTCTTTACTCCAACCCTTTCAGCATTTCGGCGTTCATCTGGGACTGTCGCGCATTATCAAACTGTTGGCAAATCTCGGCAACCCTCACCACCAAGTCCCAGTAATTCATGTTGCTGGTACTAACGGCAAAGGCTCGGTTTGTGCTTATCTTGACTCTGTACTGACTGAGGCTGGGTATCGTACAGGACGTTATACATCTCCTCATTTAGTCCATTGGACAGAACGCATTTGTTTGAACAAACAGCCAATTTCTGCGGCAGAATTCAGCAAATTAATCCTACAAGTCCAAGGGGCTATTCAACCTGATGATGATTACCCAACTCAGTTTGAGGTGATTACCGCAGCTGCTTGGTTGTATTTTGCTCAAGCTAAAGTCGATGTCGCAGTGGTAGAGGTGGGTTTAGGGGGGCGCTTGGATGCGACTAATGTTTGTGACCAGCCATTAGTCACAATAATTACGTCAATTAGCCGTGAACACTGGCAGCAACTAGGTCCCACTGTGGCTGATATTGCCAGAGAAAAAGCAGGTATTATTAAACCTAGATGTCCGGTTGTGGTGGGTAAATTGCCACCAGATGCGGAAAAAGTCGTAGTATTACGCGCTCAAGAATTACAATGCTCATATATTGTGCCTCAACCTGCTGATCAAATCGCTCCCGGATGGGCTGAGTATCAAACTATTGAAAATTCCCAAACAATTAAATATCCTTTGCCATTACAGGGGCAAATTCAATTAACTAATTCCGCTGTGGCTTTAGCTGCTGTAGAGATTCTCCAAAAATCAGGTTGGGTGATTTCTCAAGAGGCTATTGTAAATGGGATGAGTAAAACCGAATGGCCAGGGCGAATGCAATGGGTGACTTGGAACCAGCAAAAACTATTAATTGATGGCGCGCATAATCCCGCCGCAGCCCACGTACTGCGAGATTATCTAGATAGTTTAGATACTCCTAAAATAACTTGGGTTATGGGAATGCTTTCTACTAAAGAGCATAGAGATATTTTTCAAGCTTTACTGCGAGCGCATGACCAATTATATCTCGTCCCAGTCCCAGATCATAGTTCTGCTAATCCTGTTGAATTAGCCAAAATAGCCCGTGAAATTTGTCCAGAATTATCGCTATGTCAAACTCATCCCGATTTATCATCAGCCCTAGAAGCAGCCTTCACTTCCACAAATAATCAAGTTGTTTTATGTGGTTCTCTTTACCTAATCGGGCATTTTTTCACAATTTCGCCCTCAAAGTAACTTTGATATCCCAGTTTTACCCCCTTAATCCCCCCTTGTAAAGGCGGGAAACCGGAAAATCTAGTCCCCTCCCCTTTGCAAGGGGAGGGTTAGGGTGGGGTAATTCGAGAACTGGTAGTGATAATAGACAATTTTGTGTTGGGTAGAATAAAAAATGAGGACTTAAGTCCTCACTACAAGCTTTATTTACGCCCGATTATCCCATTCTTGCGCCGCATCTTCCAAGGCTTTATCTACAGTTTTTTGATCTAACATTGCTGCTTGCAAATTCTCATAAATTGCTCTTTGCAAACGTTTAGAATCCCTCAAAGTTGGGATTAAAATCTCTGCTTGTTGTAGTTGTGCAGCGCTAGTGATTCGCGCTTTTTCTACAGTTGAAGCAGTCTGTGGGACATTTTTAAAATAACTATCTCCCAGTGCTTTGATTGTAGATGGTAAGACATTCGCCTCTTTGGCAAAGGCTAGCTGATTTTCATCATTGGTGAGAAATAAAGCAAACTTTACAGCCGCATCCGGGTGTTTACTGGCGCGGGGGACAACTACATTCATCACAGCTACATTTTTTTTGCCAGTATCACCGGTCAGCTGGGGTGCGATCGCTGACGCTGCTGCAATCTGGGGAGCATTAGTAGCAATTGTTTTGAGAAACTCTGGCCCAGAAGCTAAAAATGCCGTTTGTCCAGATTGGTATAAATCAATTGCATGGCGATGTCCTTGGGTTAAAACTTCTCTGGGAAGTAGACCTTTTTTATATAAATCTACCCAGTATTGAAATGCTGCTTTACCTTCTGGAGAATTAAAAGCCGCTTTACCCTCGGTATTTACTAGGGTCACTCCCATTTGCACAAAGGATTCCAACACTTCTCCGGAATCTTGCGGTGCAAATGTCACAAAAAAAGCATATTTGCCCGTCTTATCTTTAATTTGCTGCGCTACATCTGCTAATTCTCCGAAGGTGGCTGGTACTTGGCTGATACCTGCCTGTTTTAATAAATCAGTGTTATAAATGGTTAACCGTGTAGTGAGGTACCAGGGAACACCAAAACTCTTGCCATTGAGGGTGCTAGCTTTCCAGATATTCGGTAAATAGGAGGAACGTTCTTCATTGGAGATTTTTGTATCTAAGTCTAACCAAGCATTTCTTCCCGCCAATTGGGAAGCAAAAACTGGATTGAGATTGACTACATCCGGTGGCGTATTTGCTGAAACAGCTGTTAAAATTTTGTTCTCCATTGCCGACCAGGGTATATCCACCCAGTTAACCTTTATACTAGAATTCTGAGCTTCAAAATTTGTAATCAGGTTTTGAAAGTATTCTGTAAATTGGGGTTGGAGTTGCATTGTCCAAAACTCAACAGTGGCCTCTCCTGAAGCAGACTGTTGTGTATTTGTACTAACATTTGCAGTACTACAACTTACCATCCAACTGGTAAATAAGCCAATTAATGCCCAAGCAGCCAGTTGTTTGAATTTTCGTAATTGCATCATATGAGCAGTATTATTACGCTTGATCAGGGTGACAAAGTTATGCAGAATTGTCGAGATTATAGGCTAAATCAGTTACATAGTCCTCAGAAATTTCTTTATGATCATGTAAAGTTTCCATTTAGCAGTCTACTGGCATAACTGTGGTGAAAAGCTTAAATAATCTATTCGGCAAATCTAATAAAGGGGTGGGTATCGAACTTGCACCTGAACGGGTGAATGTAGTTCAGCTACGCAAGCAGCGCCAAGGCTTGAAGTTAGAATCCCTGACCTCAGTACCGGTTCCCGAAGGGGTGATTGTCGATGGTCAAATTATCGACATCTCAACTATGGCAGAGTTAATTCAGCAAGCACTAGCTGAAAGTAATATCAAGGCTTCTCGTGTGGCGACTGGTGTACCAGGAAGAGATTCCATCGTGCGTCTGATACCCATACCAGCTGAGTTGGACGACAAAGAATTACGGGATATGGTGTTAAACCATGAAGCCGGCTTGTATTTACCCTATCCCCGTGAAGAAGCTGATGTAGATTATCAGAAACTTGGGTACTTTGTAGATGAGGATGGCATTGAAAAAGTACAGGTTTTGTTAGTTGCCACCCGCAAGGAGGTAACAGATACATATCTTAATACTTTTGAACAGGCAGGATTGCAAATCGATATTTTAGAGATTAACAGTTTTGCACTGATTCGGACTATTCGTGATCAACTGCGGCGATTCGGAATGCAAGAAGCGGCGGTATTAGTTGACATAGAGTTCGACAGTACAGAGATAGCTATTGTAATTAATGGAGTGCCGCAATTTTCGCGCAGTGTGCCTATTGGTACTTATCAAATGCAAATGGCTCTCTGTAGGGCTATGAGTTTACCAACATCACGGGATATGGAATTGTTACAGGGCATGGTGATTCCCCCAACTCCTATAGATGGCGGACAAACTGGAGTTACAGAGGCTAATCCTGGGATGGCGGCTTTGTTGAGAGTTTTGGGAGAACTCACAGATGAGCTGCGCCGTTCTATCGATTTTTACCTAAATCAAAGTGAAAACCTGGAAGTGGCACAGATTTTTTTAGCAGGGCCAGGAGGGGGACTGCAACAGCTAGATGAGTTTTTCACTCAAAGA comes from the Nodularia sp. NIES-3585 genome and includes:
- a CDS encoding Uma2 family endonuclease; protein product: MTQAITKPKVVTYAEFVEWKPEGRRYELHNGEIFEMPQPLGEHEDIGGFLTLEVSAEIKRLKLPYTIPKQALVKPPESESAYLPDVLILNRANLVNEPLWKKQSTVTQSASVPLVIEVVSTNWRDDYYKKLADYEEMGIPEYWVVDYLALGGRKFIGNPKQPTISVYQLIEGEYQVSQFQGSDRIQSPAFPELNLTPEQIFHAGSDSNL
- the map gene encoding type I methionyl aminopeptidase, whose product is MNIFSNLLPQRTQTKPAKKQRRGIEIKSPREIEIMRQSGKIVATVLKEISEMVKPGMSTADLDTYAEKRIREMDATPSFKGYHGFTGSICSSINNEVVHGIPNAKKVIRTGDVLKVDTGAYYQGFHGDSCITIAVGDVTTDAAKLIRVAEEALFKGIEQVKAGAYLLDLAGAIEDHVKGNGFSVVEEFTGHGVGRNLHEEPSVFNFRTREMPNVKLRAGMTLAIEPILNAGSKHTRILSDRWTAVTVDNSLSAQFEHTILVTETGYEILTDRTKI
- a CDS encoding plastocyanin/azurin family copper-binding protein produces the protein MTWLFEKFVKDLYLALPDGHRTIRQIIIVCLLLCLGFVSNNQAIAANSPENLLKQPATEITISLGNSANELKFEPDHLEFVPGKRYLLRLNNPSQLKHYFTAKDFADGIWTQKVQAGKVEVKGAIHELELKPGGEAEWVFVPMKPGSYNLHCSIPGHTEAGMNGEITIR
- a CDS encoding VOC family protein, translating into MHHASIRTANIHQAITFYEQLGFTVCERFTTGYTLACWMTGLDGRIELIQIPEPKPAPDAFSDEHYVGYYHLSFDLTAITSDLPSWLTNLELRVNAVADLPPLKILLAPTQQQIGDRIWEVAFIADTDGLPLEFIRCLAKLG
- a CDS encoding TIGR02652 family protein, which produces MMNPGLQYPIFGPDIQCPHCRQTIPALTLTDTYLCPRHGAFEADPKTGELVHLQSGRHWRRWNNDWYRQHTHPDGIRFEIHEALDKLYTQGYRATRVIIATRYQELMSGYLERSTPWRSGQPETSCARLYGLPVDFSPDAAEDPCWDVINFDLEKEPGVPVRYPYFRLFE
- a CDS encoding gamma carbonic anhydrase family protein → MSTASYWPSPDFSQAAFIAANAVVIGSVNIQAGASIWYGAVVRADVERIDIGECTNIQDGAVLHGDPGLPTILENHVTVGHRAVIHSAYIERGSLVGIGAIVLDGVRVGHGSIIGAGAVVTKNIPPLSLVVGVPGKVLRQLQEQEAAELIQHAESYKKLALVHAGKGNDIGFHQKK
- a CDS encoding photosystem II protein Y, whose translation is MDIDYRIAIVVAPIAIAASWAAFNIGAAALRQVQNFLNREA
- a CDS encoding folylpolyglutamate synthase/dihydrofolate synthase family protein, whose amino-acid sequence is MDINSLLQPFQHFGVHLGLSRIIKLLANLGNPHHQVPVIHVAGTNGKGSVCAYLDSVLTEAGYRTGRYTSPHLVHWTERICLNKQPISAAEFSKLILQVQGAIQPDDDYPTQFEVITAAAWLYFAQAKVDVAVVEVGLGGRLDATNVCDQPLVTIITSISREHWQQLGPTVADIAREKAGIIKPRCPVVVGKLPPDAEKVVVLRAQELQCSYIVPQPADQIAPGWAEYQTIENSQTIKYPLPLQGQIQLTNSAVALAAVEILQKSGWVISQEAIVNGMSKTEWPGRMQWVTWNQQKLLIDGAHNPAAAHVLRDYLDSLDTPKITWVMGMLSTKEHRDIFQALLRAHDQLYLVPVPDHSSANPVELAKIAREICPELSLCQTHPDLSSALEAAFTSTNNQVVLCGSLYLIGHFFTISPSK
- a CDS encoding sugar ABC transporter substrate-binding protein; translated protein: MMQLRKFKQLAAWALIGLFTSWMVSCSTANVSTNTQQSASGEATVEFWTMQLQPQFTEYFQNLITNFEAQNSSIKVNWVDIPWSAMENKILTAVSANTPPDVVNLNPVFASQLAGRNAWLDLDTKISNEERSSYLPNIWKASTLNGKSFGVPWYLTTRLTIYNTDLLKQAGISQVPATFGELADVAQQIKDKTGKYAFFVTFAPQDSGEVLESFVQMGVTLVNTEGKAAFNSPEGKAAFQYWVDLYKKGLLPREVLTQGHRHAIDLYQSGQTAFLASGPEFLKTIATNAPQIAAASAIAPQLTGDTGKKNVAVMNVVVPRASKHPDAAVKFALFLTNDENQLAFAKEANVLPSTIKALGDSYFKNVPQTASTVEKARITSAAQLQQAEILIPTLRDSKRLQRAIYENLQAAMLDQKTVDKALEDAAQEWDNRA
- the pilM gene encoding type IV pilus assembly protein PilM, with the protein product MVKSLNNLFGKSNKGVGIELAPERVNVVQLRKQRQGLKLESLTSVPVPEGVIVDGQIIDISTMAELIQQALAESNIKASRVATGVPGRDSIVRLIPIPAELDDKELRDMVLNHEAGLYLPYPREEADVDYQKLGYFVDEDGIEKVQVLLVATRKEVTDTYLNTFEQAGLQIDILEINSFALIRTIRDQLRRFGMQEAAVLVDIEFDSTEIAIVINGVPQFSRSVPIGTYQMQMALCRAMSLPTSRDMELLQGMVIPPTPIDGGQTGVTEANPGMAALLRVLGELTDELRRSIDFYLNQSENLEVAQIFLAGPGGGLQQLDEFFTQRLGLPTTQIDPILSLSLQVDEEQYPIAQRSGLGIILGLGMREV